A window from Gasterosteus aculeatus chromosome 14, fGasAcu3.hap1.1, whole genome shotgun sequence encodes these proteins:
- the LOC120831831 gene encoding uncharacterized protein LOC120831831 isoform X4 — protein sequence MVSKEPNHLLAGQTNGKSTLADKLPGTMTVRSVLLNRDSPDIESRLKRRRNRTHQVRFKDLEDGSSSSGNSGTGENNSHQRPAADCDSPHPLRKHGSRSPKPWADRDGPRTQSLPGLTSVVGAVRGDMASTIEVVAAFLARAPPHPLTPGPTRRCWAPPQANSLTLPMTRRPSTSTSTAIQTSPCLKKPQPLPSTHTRSHSLGDSVGMDGDDEHDSPDEYLSHNHLPVPGSKDQNGPPAPGDRAVVERRSKTFRTDVKSAVSVVKNSRHSCPPSVLHNTEPFPCSSVPSCRDGPKRQASSTPSAVRRRKRLSRTASDPGKEVLYCTTPTQTERHSPSPPPAEAKLCTTQIQTESSSPSENSKYCTAQSQTDSQHKSPPLSEKQCATQIPITDSCPTLSPNAEKCTTHMQTDSPCEAPPNHDPCTTQTRTCSPCASPPPTTSLSSVQIQSESPVSPSASRDPPATHITTVPYCTSPPPASAPTQTPEPCATPLCPSPAKPACISPPPPVPPPTAATPVVQHPIPYYTVVSPPTTPSTVCSSPPPTAPSCPSPNCSSPISSVVSSAPLTCSTPTPTVTPIINPVDPIRHPTTAPSVTHEQPHGASNVKPCAFVTQTALSCTSISYYSTTHSVNPRAPHSNSTPPSYATLIQTVSHCNIPCQALQNTSSANTGVAPYSSPVPKLKSCTSPPPLVKTYASTLPNAQTCATPTKAVPLYSSTFRAAPPYTPPSQAPHNAQDKRGIRLPPPPPLPPPYTPRKKEGDPPGRAIRTPMLRADGKAGKRDKDGDKGKKEDVKCTDSPKLCERASSLKHRAQTPPVAAMKGEKQSSSSSSSSPAKACFKSSCLSSAQAQLGALHKMLCSGPNARPGTPNSQHPPNQPSGSGARGCSASGERPAAGPLTATQADTLRQVQEILGGLVSGARCKLDPAKVTEKLLGPNGPLHDIRNLQTQLQSLEGVLETSQNTIKVLLDVIQDLEKKEAERDGHSYRTGQDIENCGTCRDCACIIYSVEHDFRLQEGQVVRTWKVGDPPEGSPQTPTPQPSTPHQQDSPQPVRPPAAAAAARKNRKKCFWFL from the exons ATGGTGAGTAAAGAGCCCAACCACCTGCTCGCAGGCCAAACCAACGGCAAGAGCACCTTGGCGGACAAGTTGCCCGGGACGATGACCGTGCGCTCCGTGCTGCTCAATCGGGACTCCCCAGATATCGAGAGCCGCCTCAAGCGCCGCCGCAACCGCACCCACCAGGTCCGCTTCAAGGACCTGGaggacggcagcagcagcagtggcaaCAGCGGGACGGGGGAAAACAACAGCCATCAGAGGCCGGCCGCGGATTGCGACAGCCCGCATCCTCTCCGCAAACACGGCAGCAGGTCCCCCAAGCCGTGGGCCGACAGGGATGGCCCGCGGACTCAGAGCCTACCTGGCTTGACCTCCGTGGTGGGGGCTGTGCGCGGGGACATGGCGAGTACCATCGAGGTCGTTGCTGCTTTCTTAGCCAGGGCCCCTCCCCATCCATTGACTCCGGGTCCCACGCGCCGGTGCTGGGCGCCGCCACAGGCCAACTCCTTGACCTTGCCAATGACGCGCAGGCCCAGTACGAGCACCAGCACAGCCATCCAAACCTCCCCATGCCTGAAAAAGCCCCAGCCCCTCCCTTCCACCCACACACGCAGCCACAGCCTCGGGGACTCGGTGGGCATGGATGGGGATGACGAACATGACTCTCCGGATGAGTACCTTTCGCACAACCATCTGCCGGTGCCCGGATCCAAGGACCAGAACGGTCCTCCGGCGCCCGGGGATCGAGCTGTGGTGGAACGCAGGTCTAAAACCTTCAGGACTGACGTTAAATCAGCTGTTAGCGTGGTGAAAAACTCTCGGCACAGTTGCCCCCCCTCAGTGCTTCACAACACTGAGCCCTTTCCCTGTTCGTCCGTTCCATCCTGCCGGGATGGCCCCAAGCGCCAGGCGAGCAGCACCCCATCGGCGGTCAGGAGGAGAAAGCGACTGAGCAGGACAGCAAGTGATCCTGGAAAGGAAGTGCTCTACTGCACCACCCCCACTCAAACTGAAAGGCACAGTCCGTCCCCGCCACCCGCAGAAGCCAAACTCTGCACCACTCAAATTCAAACGGAGAGCTCCTCCCCGTCTGAAAACTCAAAGTACTGCACCGCCCAAAGTCAAACCGATAGTCAACATAAATCTCCACCTTTGAGTGAAAAACAATGCGCGACTCAAATCCCAATCACCGACTCATGTCCGACGCTATCTCCAAATGCTGAAAAGTGCACCACTCACATGCAAACAGACTCGCCATGTGAAGCTCCTCCAAATCATGATCCCTGCACCACCCAGACGCGAACGTGTAGCCCGTGTGCTTCCCCGCCTCCGACTACGTCACTGAGCTCCGTGCAAATACAATCTGAGAGTCCCGTGTCCCCGTCTGCGAGTAGAGATCCTCCCGCCACCCACATAACTACTGTGCCTTACTGTACCTCTCCCCCACCTGCAAGTGCACCGACACAGACCCCTGAACCCTGCGCTACACCACTTTGCCCCTCTCCCGCCAAGCCAGCTTGCATCTCCCCACCTCCACCCGTACCACCGCCCACTGCTGCGACTCCCGTTGTCCAACACCCGATCCCATATTATACTGTTGTTTCACCGCCGACCACCCCCAGCACAGTCTGCTCCAGTCCTCCCCCAACTGCACCATCGTGCCCCAGTCCAAACTGCTCCTCCCCTATCTCAAGCGTAGTGTCATCGGCTCCCCTAACCTGCTCCACCCCTACCCCAACCGTAACCCCCATTATAAATCCTGTCGACCCCATCAGACATCCAACCACTGCCCCGAGCGTCACACACGAGCAGCCACACGGTGCATCCAACGTCAAACCATGTGCATTTGTAACTCAAACTGCCCTGTCATGCACCTCCATATCATATTACTCTACCACACATTCGGTTAATCCCCGCGCCCCTCACTCGAACTCCACTCCACCTTCTTACGCCACGCTCATACAAACTGTGTCTCATTGCAACATTCCATGTCAAGCTCTGCAAAATACCTCCTCTGCCAACACAGGCGTAGCCCCCTACTCCTCCCCAGTCCCCAAATTAAAATCTTGCACTTCTCCGCCACCACTCGTGAAAACATACGCGTCCACTCTTCCCAACGCACAAACGTGCGCGACACCAACTAAAGCCGTTCCCCTCTATTCTTCCACATTTCGCGCTGCCCCGCCTTACACGCCCCCCTCTCAGGCGCCCCATAACGCTCAGGATAAGAGGGGGATTCGacttccacctccacccccgCTGCCCCCACCTTACACGCCGCGCAAAAAAGAAGGCGATCCGCCGGGTCGTGCGATCCGAACGCCCATGCTCAGGGCAGACGGCAAGGCCGGcaagagagacaaagacgggGACAAGGGGAAAAAGGAGGACGTAAAATGTACAGACTCTCCCAAGCTCTGTGAGAGAGCCAGCTCTCTGAAGCACAGAGCTCAAACTCCGCCAGTTGCTGCGATGAAGGGAGAGAagcagtcctcctcctcctcctcctcctcccctgccaAGGCCTGTTTTAAGTCCAGCTGTCTCAGCTCAGCCCAGGCTCAGCTTGGGGCTCTACACAAAATGCTCTGCTCAGGACCCAACGCCAGGCCCGGCACCCCCAACAGCCAACACCCTCCAAACCAGCCGAGTGGCTCGGGAGCCAGGGGCTGCTCCGCCTCCGGGGAGCGGCCTGCCGCTGGGCCCCTGACTGCCACCCAGGCGGACACACTGAGACAGGTCCAGGAAATTCTGGGAGGGTTGGTGTCAGGCGCCAGGTGTAAACTGGATCCAGCCAAGGTGACAGAAAAGCTCCTGGGTCCCAACGGACCCCTGCACGATATCCGTAACTTGCAGACTCAGCTCCAGAGCCTGGAGGGGGTCCTGGAGACCAGCCAGAACACCATCAAGGTCCTCCTGGATGTCATTCAAGACCTTGAGAAgaaggaggcagaaagagaCGG ACATTCATACAGGACCGGACAGGACATTGAGAACTGCGGGACCTGCAGGGACTGCGCCTGCATCATCTATAG